One genomic segment of Profundibacter amoris includes these proteins:
- a CDS encoding serine hydrolase, which produces MVSDVRLRLGQYVRDGLFLTVMLCAMALAPLTGMAAPYAAFVIDARTGEVLHSRNADTRLHPASLTKMMTLYIAFEAIEHGEISLDTKVRISKHAASMPPSKLGLRAGQRIKLRYLIRAAAVKSANDAATAIGEAISGSEAAFARRMNRTAKALGMSRTTFKNMNGLTAAGHLSTARDMTTLGRHVFYDYPQYYNLFSRITTDAGIKQVYNTNRRLLGAYRGADGIKTGYTRAAGFNLVASARRGKERIIATVFGGRSTATRNAKVAELLDLGFRRAPTNVRVRKPARPPYMGNRGLGKPSTPAPTTVAPSTSGYTAGVAGKTIRLVTAVSKSMRPPQRPTVAPPEELLVAMKSDIESALAEAQQTVAAEAAIEVPKPAPKPEVAETAVSETVLAEAPKAPAEPVVTAAVATATAAAPVVTSAPLPRPAKVILASALATQPAAKPEPVVVTRISTSGGRLWGINIGRYNSQYKAERVLLKTALKEMTTLDGSLRKVVRRSTGFDANFVGMTRETAELACRRLQARNITCSTMGPS; this is translated from the coding sequence ATGGTAAGTGACGTAAGACTACGTCTGGGGCAGTACGTCCGCGATGGGCTATTCCTGACAGTAATGTTGTGTGCGATGGCGCTTGCGCCGCTCACAGGTATGGCCGCACCCTATGCGGCTTTTGTAATTGACGCCCGCACCGGCGAGGTGCTGCATTCGCGCAATGCAGATACACGCCTGCATCCCGCGTCCCTCACCAAGATGATGACGCTATATATTGCGTTCGAGGCGATCGAGCATGGTGAAATTTCGCTGGACACCAAGGTGCGCATTTCCAAACACGCCGCCTCGATGCCGCCATCCAAACTGGGCCTGAGGGCAGGACAGCGCATCAAACTGCGCTATCTGATCCGTGCCGCCGCCGTGAAATCCGCCAATGACGCCGCCACCGCGATCGGCGAGGCGATATCGGGGTCCGAAGCCGCCTTTGCCCGCCGGATGAACCGCACCGCCAAAGCCCTGGGGATGAGCCGCACAACCTTTAAGAATATGAACGGGCTGACCGCTGCGGGTCACCTGTCCACCGCCCGAGACATGACCACGCTGGGGCGGCATGTGTTCTATGATTACCCGCAATATTACAACCTGTTCTCGCGCATAACCACGGATGCAGGGATCAAACAGGTCTATAATACCAACCGCCGCCTGCTGGGTGCCTATCGCGGCGCGGACGGCATCAAAACCGGCTATACCCGCGCGGCTGGCTTTAACCTTGTGGCTTCGGCCCGTCGCGGTAAAGAGCGTATCATCGCAACCGTTTTCGGCGGCCGCTCAACGGCCACCCGCAACGCCAAAGTGGCCGAATTGCTGGATCTGGGCTTTCGCCGTGCGCCGACCAATGTGCGCGTTCGCAAACCTGCGCGCCCCCCCTATATGGGCAACCGCGGGCTTGGAAAACCGTCCACCCCGGCACCAACAACGGTGGCCCCGTCAACCAGTGGCTACACCGCTGGTGTTGCGGGCAAAACCATTCGTCTGGTCACTGCAGTTAGCAAAAGCATGCGCCCGCCACAGCGCCCGACCGTCGCCCCGCCCGAAGAATTGCTGGTGGCTATGAAAAGCGACATCGAAAGCGCATTGGCCGAAGCACAGCAAACCGTTGCGGCCGAAGCCGCCATCGAAGTGCCCAAACCGGCGCCCAAACCCGAAGTGGCTGAAACAGCCGTGAGCGAAACCGTTCTGGCCGAAGCACCCAAAGCGCCGGCTGAACCCGTCGTGACCGCCGCCGTCGCCACGGCAACCGCTGCGGCCCCTGTTGTTACCTCGGCGCCGCTGCCGCGTCCGGCCAAGGTTATTCTGGCCTCGGCTTTGGCGACGCAGCCTGCAGCAAAGCCCGAACCCGTTGTCGTCACCCGTATTTCCACATCCGGCGGGCGGCTGTGGGGGATCAACATCGGCCGCTATAATTCGCAATACAAAGCCGAGCGTGTGTTGCTAAAAACCGCCCTCAAGGAAATGACCACACTTGACGGATCCCTGCGCAAGGTCGTGCGCCGCAGCACCGGATTTGACGCCAATTTCGTCGGCATGACCCGCGAAACTGCCGAACTGGCCTGCCGCCGCCTGCAAGCGCGCAATATCACTTGTTCGACAATGGGGCCATCCTGA
- a CDS encoding fumarylacetoacetate hydrolase family protein: MVEFALPAPATPNVAIADSTLRFPVRRIFCVGRNYADHAREMGYDPNREPPFFFTKPADAVVDDGATLPYPPHTENLHHEAELVVAIGAGGADIKVEDALNHVWGYGVGNDLTRRDMQAKAKEMRRPWDMAKGFDNSAVCGPLYPASIIGHPTKGRITAHVDGQPRQDGDIADMIWPVADVIAFLSGLVTLAAGDLIYTGTPAGVGPIARGQSCTITIEGLGNVTSTHI; encoded by the coding sequence ATGGTTGAATTCGCCCTGCCCGCACCCGCAACACCAAACGTTGCGATTGCCGACAGCACCCTGCGCTTTCCCGTGCGCCGCATCTTTTGCGTTGGCCGCAACTATGCCGATCATGCCCGCGAAATGGGGTATGACCCGAACCGCGAACCACCATTCTTTTTCACAAAACCCGCCGATGCGGTGGTGGATGATGGCGCAACCCTACCCTATCCGCCGCACACCGAAAACCTGCATCACGAGGCCGAACTGGTGGTGGCGATTGGCGCGGGTGGTGCGGATATCAAGGTGGAGGATGCCTTGAACCACGTCTGGGGCTATGGCGTTGGCAACGATCTAACCCGCCGCGATATGCAGGCCAAAGCCAAGGAAATGCGCCGCCCGTGGGACATGGCCAAGGGGTTTGACAACTCCGCCGTTTGCGGGCCGCTGTATCCGGCTTCCATCATCGGCCACCCGACCAAAGGGCGCATCACCGCGCATGTGGACGGGCAACCACGTCAGGACGGGGATATTGCCGATATGATCTGGCCCGTGGCCGATGTGATCGCTTTTTTGTCAGGCCTGGTCACGCTCGCTGCCGGTGATCTGATCTATACCGGCACGCCCGCCGGTGTCGGACCGATCGCCCGCGGCCAAAGCTGCACAATCACGATCGAGGGTTTGGGCAACGTCACCAGCACCCATATCTAA
- the ccoS gene encoding cbb3-type cytochrome oxidase assembly protein CcoS translates to MGIILYLIPISLFLGGLGLLAFFWTLKSKQYDDPDGDAHRILSDEWDDKPRP, encoded by the coding sequence ATGGGAATAATTCTGTATCTGATCCCGATTTCACTGTTTCTGGGCGGGCTGGGGTTGCTGGCCTTTTTCTGGACTTTGAAGTCGAAACAATATGACGATCCGGATGGTGATGCCCACCGGATTCTAAGCGACGAATGGGATGATAAACCGCGCCCTTAG
- a CDS encoding heavy metal translocating P-type ATPase, whose protein sequence is MCAQIAACPACSVAPSAEELAKMNEVVEARIMLSLPTVHCAACITAVERELERATGVHSARVNLTLKRVSIEADPDITADDMTELLAGIGYEAHELDAGTLRATETDKRGRELLMRLAVAGFAMMNVMLLSISVWAGAESATRDLFHWISAIIALPAIAFSAQPFFRSAWSVLKVRRLNMDVPISLAILLACALSLYEVTQSGEHAYFDAALSLTFFLLAGRYLDHRTRAIARSAAEELAALEVPRAERFEGDELVTVPIAELAVGDLVRVKPGGRMPVDGVVTDGQSELDRSLLTGETVPVYAGPDSVVSAGEVNLTGPLTVRVTAAGEDTSLHRMADLVAMAESSKNRYTSLADKAAGIYAPGVHLLSFLAFVGWMVISGGDVRLSLNIAVAVLIITCPCALGLAVPAVTTAASGRLFRRGMLIKDATALERLAEVDTVVFDKTGTLTEGAPELTNLEEFKPRDLQVALALAQASSHPLAVSLATAVSGAGVEPAGLSDLCEVPGYGVEATWNGETVRLGRAAWVGAKAGPQTATYLQIGTADPLEFTFADHLREGADKAVAALKEQGMKLLLISGDAPVAVEKLARRLGFDEWVAEALPEDKAKRINALTQKGARVLMVGDGLNDTAALAAAHVSISPASALDAARVASDIVLLGSDMSPLAEATVIARKATRRIKENFAIAAGYNAIAVPIALFGFATPLMAALAMSASSITVSLNALRLR, encoded by the coding sequence ATGTGCGCGCAAATCGCTGCCTGTCCTGCCTGCTCGGTTGCCCCTTCGGCAGAAGAGCTTGCCAAGATGAACGAGGTGGTCGAGGCGCGGATCATGCTGTCCTTGCCCACAGTGCATTGCGCGGCCTGTATCACGGCGGTTGAACGCGAGTTGGAACGCGCCACCGGTGTGCATTCGGCGCGGGTAAACCTGACCCTGAAACGCGTCAGTATCGAGGCGGATCCGGATATAACCGCCGATGATATGACCGAACTTTTGGCTGGGATCGGATACGAGGCACACGAGCTGGACGCGGGCACCCTGCGGGCCACCGAAACCGACAAACGCGGGCGTGAATTGCTGATGCGGCTGGCGGTGGCGGGCTTTGCGATGATGAACGTGATGCTGCTGTCGATCTCGGTCTGGGCCGGGGCCGAGTCCGCGACTCGCGATCTGTTCCACTGGATTTCCGCCATCATCGCCCTGCCGGCCATCGCCTTTTCCGCGCAGCCGTTTTTCCGCAGCGCCTGGTCGGTGTTGAAGGTGCGCCGCCTGAATATGGATGTGCCGATTTCGCTGGCGATCCTGCTGGCCTGTGCCCTGTCGTTGTATGAAGTCACCCAAAGCGGCGAACATGCTTATTTCGACGCGGCCCTGTCGCTGACGTTTTTCCTGCTGGCGGGCCGTTATTTGGATCATCGCACCCGCGCCATTGCCCGATCAGCCGCCGAAGAACTGGCCGCGCTGGAAGTGCCGCGCGCGGAACGGTTCGAGGGCGACGAACTGGTCACAGTGCCGATTGCCGAATTGGCCGTTGGCGATCTGGTGCGGGTCAAACCGGGGGGGCGGATGCCGGTGGACGGGGTTGTGACGGATGGCCAAAGCGAATTGGACCGCTCCTTGCTGACAGGTGAAACCGTGCCGGTCTATGCCGGCCCCGATAGCGTGGTCAGCGCGGGCGAGGTTAACCTGACCGGCCCCCTGACCGTGCGCGTCACTGCGGCGGGTGAAGATACATCGCTGCATCGCATGGCCGATCTGGTGGCAATGGCCGAAAGCTCGAAAAACCGCTACACCTCGCTGGCGGACAAGGCGGCGGGTATCTATGCGCCGGGGGTGCATTTGTTGTCGTTCTTGGCCTTTGTCGGCTGGATGGTTATATCCGGCGGTGATGTGCGCCTGTCGCTGAACATCGCGGTTGCTGTGCTGATCATCACCTGCCCCTGCGCCCTTGGCCTTGCGGTTCCGGCGGTGACAACGGCGGCGTCGGGGCGGCTGTTTCGGCGCGGGATGTTGATCAAGGACGCCACAGCGCTGGAGCGGCTGGCCGAAGTTGACACTGTGGTTTTCGACAAAACCGGCACCCTGACCGAAGGCGCGCCGGAACTGACCAATCTGGAAGAATTCAAACCGCGCGATCTGCAAGTGGCGCTGGCGCTGGCACAGGCTTCGTCGCACCCGTTGGCGGTTTCCCTTGCCACGGCGGTCAGCGGGGCAGGGGTGGAACCCGCCGGGTTGAGCGATCTGTGCGAGGTTCCGGGCTATGGGGTCGAGGCCACATGGAACGGCGAAACGGTGCGTCTGGGGCGTGCGGCGTGGGTCGGGGCCAAGGCGGGGCCGCAGACGGCGACCTATTTGCAGATTGGCACGGCTGACCCGTTGGAATTCACCTTTGCGGACCATTTGCGCGAAGGCGCGGACAAGGCTGTGGCGGCGTTAAAAGAGCAGGGTATGAAGCTGTTGCTGATTTCTGGCGACGCGCCGGTTGCGGTTGAAAAACTGGCCAGACGGTTGGGGTTTGATGAATGGGTGGCCGAAGCCTTGCCCGAGGATAAAGCCAAACGGATCAATGCCTTGACGCAAAAGGGCGCGCGGGTTTTGATGGTCGGTGACGGGTTGAACGACACGGCGGCACTGGCGGCGGCGCATGTGTCGATCTCGCCGGCATCCGCACTGGATGCGGCGCGGGTGGCATCCGATATTGTCCTGCTGGGCAGCGACATGTCCCCGCTAGCCGAGGCCACGGTGATCGCCCGCAAGGCAACCCGCCGGATCAAGGAAAACTTTGCCATCGCGGCAGGCTATAACGCGATTGCGGTGCCGATTGCCCTGTTCGGGTTTGCCACGCCGTTGATGGCGGCCTTGGCGATGTCGGCGTCATCCATTACAGTATCGCTAAACGCCCTGCGGCTGCGTTAG
- a CDS encoding FixH family protein: MAPFTGRKVLFAFVGAFGVIITVNLFMAYSALSTFPGLDVKNSYVASQNFDTERAAQQALGWTVSVTYEPGELVVEVVDNSGRPADVALLNAIVGRPTHVREDQTPQFQQRGGKFRAPLTLGEGKWNLRLKATALDGTKFHQRLDFEVKG, from the coding sequence ATGGCACCATTTACCGGCCGCAAGGTTCTATTCGCGTTTGTTGGCGCCTTTGGCGTGATCATTACGGTGAACCTGTTTATGGCCTACTCGGCTCTAAGCACCTTTCCGGGGCTGGATGTGAAAAACAGCTATGTGGCCAGCCAGAACTTTGACACTGAACGCGCCGCTCAACAGGCGCTGGGGTGGACGGTTTCGGTGACATACGAGCCGGGTGAACTGGTGGTCGAAGTGGTGGATAATTCCGGTCGCCCGGCCGATGTGGCCCTGCTGAATGCCATCGTCGGGCGCCCCACCCATGTGCGGGAAGACCAGACGCCGCAATTCCAACAGCGCGGCGGTAAATTTCGCGCACCGCTGACATTGGGCGAAGGTAAATGGAATCTGCGCCTGAAGGCCACCGCGCTTGACGGTACCAAATTCCACCAGCGTCTGGATTTCGAGGTGAAAGGCTAA
- the ccoG gene encoding cytochrome c oxidase accessory protein CcoG encodes MSNTENKAPQLYAAREPVFPRKVKGKFRTLKWWLLGIAMAVYYLTPWIRWDRGPNLPDQAVLIDLAGRRFYFFMIEIWPHEFYFIAGLLIMAGLGLFLFTAAAGRVWCGYTCPQTIWTDLFILTERWIEGDRNARVRLWKSKWDARKWRLRLFKWFVWLLIGVATGGAWVFYFADAPTLLVDLVTFQAHPIAYLTILVLTLTTVGFGGFAREQICIYMCPWPRIQAAMMDEDTLTVGYRHWRGEPRGKRRKGADAENLGDCIDCMACVNVCPTGIDIRDGQQLECITCALCIDACDDVMEKIGKPRGLIDYLALSDEEAETHGATPKPIWRHVFRPRTIMYITLWSLVGIGLLVALIIRPDIDMTVAPVRNPIYVTLSDGTIRNTYDVRLRNKHGDDRKFDISVSGDPSIGISLEGREGNSVIVPANETLLQRVYVTAPAGSAPAKSDRTEITLSVEDKVGEEKVQTSTVFNGKAQ; translated from the coding sequence GTGAGCAATACAGAAAACAAAGCCCCGCAATTATACGCTGCCCGCGAACCGGTATTCCCGCGCAAGGTGAAAGGGAAATTCCGCACCTTGAAGTGGTGGTTGCTGGGCATTGCGATGGCTGTCTATTACCTGACGCCGTGGATTCGCTGGGATCGTGGCCCGAACCTGCCGGACCAGGCGGTTCTGATCGATCTTGCCGGACGGCGTTTTTACTTTTTCATGATCGAAATCTGGCCGCATGAATTCTACTTTATCGCTGGCCTGTTGATCATGGCCGGGCTGGGATTGTTCCTGTTCACGGCAGCGGCTGGTCGGGTCTGGTGTGGCTATACCTGCCCGCAAACCATCTGGACCGATCTGTTCATACTGACAGAACGCTGGATCGAGGGAGACCGGAACGCCCGTGTGCGCCTTTGGAAATCCAAATGGGATGCCCGAAAATGGCGCTTGCGACTGTTTAAATGGTTTGTCTGGTTGCTGATCGGTGTTGCCACAGGCGGGGCGTGGGTGTTCTATTTTGCCGATGCGCCGACATTGCTGGTTGATCTGGTGACCTTTCAGGCGCATCCGATTGCCTATCTGACCATTCTTGTGCTGACACTCACAACCGTTGGTTTTGGCGGTTTCGCCCGCGAACAGATCTGTATCTATATGTGCCCATGGCCGCGCATTCAGGCCGCGATGATGGACGAAGACACGCTGACAGTCGGATACCGCCACTGGCGCGGCGAGCCGCGCGGTAAACGGCGCAAGGGGGCGGATGCGGAAAATCTGGGGGATTGCATCGACTGTATGGCCTGCGTCAATGTCTGTCCGACGGGCATCGACATTCGCGACGGGCAGCAGTTGGAATGTATCACCTGTGCCCTTTGTATCGATGCTTGCGACGATGTGATGGAGAAAATCGGCAAACCGCGCGGGTTGATTGATTATCTGGCCCTGTCCGATGAAGAAGCCGAAACACATGGCGCAACACCCAAACCGATCTGGCGGCATGTTTTCCGCCCCCGAACCATTATGTATATTACTTTATGGTCGCTTGTCGGTATCGGCCTGCTGGTGGCGCTGATCATCCGGCCGGACATTGATATGACCGTTGCGCCTGTGCGCAACCCGATTTATGTTACACTGTCGGACGGAACGATCCGTAACACCTATGATGTGCGGCTGCGCAACAAGCACGGCGACGATCGCAAGTTTGACATTTCGGTTAGTGGCGATCCCAGTATCGGGATTTCCCTGGAAGGTCGCGAAGGCAACAGCGTTATCGTGCCCGCAAACGAAACCCTGTTGCAGCGTGTCTATGTGACGGCCCCGGCCGGCAGCGCGCCTGCCAAATCGGACCGCACGGAAATAACCCTGTCTGTCGAGGACAAGGTTGGCGAGGAAAAGGTGCAAACCAGCACCGTCTTTAACGGAAAGGCCCAATAG
- the ccoP gene encoding cytochrome-c oxidase, cbb3-type subunit III: protein MSKKPTEIKEDEVETTGHVWDGIEEFNNPLPRWWLWTLYATIVWAIGYTIAYPAWPISKEGATPGLLKWSTRADVAAEIKAVDEANAAIENKLASVELTEIAADPELKGYAINAGHAVFQTWCAQCHGSGASGAKGYPNLLDDDWLWGGTVEDIHYTVTHGVRNEDDDDARFSEMPKFGADELLSKEEIEQVVNYVLTISGQTDQADPELAKAGAVVFEDNCSSCHGEDGKGDRDQGAPNLTDAIWLYGGDKDTIRESVNFARFGVMPTWAARLSESDIRAVATYVHQLGGGE from the coding sequence ATGAGTAAGAAACCGACAGAAATAAAAGAAGATGAAGTTGAAACAACTGGCCACGTCTGGGACGGGATTGAAGAGTTCAACAATCCATTGCCGCGCTGGTGGTTGTGGACGCTCTATGCAACCATTGTTTGGGCTATCGGTTATACCATCGCCTATCCGGCTTGGCCTATTTCAAAAGAGGGGGCTACGCCCGGTCTGCTGAAATGGTCCACCCGTGCGGATGTGGCGGCTGAAATCAAGGCCGTTGACGAAGCCAATGCCGCGATCGAAAACAAACTTGCCTCAGTCGAGTTGACCGAGATTGCCGCCGATCCCGAGCTGAAGGGCTATGCCATCAACGCCGGCCACGCTGTGTTCCAGACATGGTGTGCCCAGTGCCACGGGTCTGGTGCATCGGGTGCCAAAGGCTATCCCAACCTGCTGGACGATGACTGGCTGTGGGGCGGCACCGTCGAGGACATCCATTATACCGTAACACATGGTGTGCGGAACGAGGATGACGACGATGCGCGTTTCTCGGAAATGCCTAAATTCGGCGCTGATGAACTGCTGAGCAAGGAAGAAATCGAACAGGTTGTAAACTACGTCCTGACGATTTCCGGCCAGACAGACCAGGCAGACCCGGAACTGGCCAAGGCAGGGGCGGTTGTTTTTGAAGATAATTGCTCATCTTGTCACGGAGAAGACGGAAAAGGTGATCGAGATCAAGGCGCGCCTAATCTGACTGATGCTATCTGGCTGTATGGCGGCGACAAAGACACGATTCGTGAGAGTGTCAACTTCGCCCGCTTCGGCGTAATGCCCACATGGGCGGCTCGTTTGTCCGAGTCTGATATTCGCGCCGTTGCCACTTACGTCCACCAGCTTGGTGGTGGTGAGTAA
- a CDS encoding cbb3-type cytochrome c oxidase subunit 3 has translation MDTYSVMRQFADSWGMLGIFAVFIFVVFWAFRPGSRKVHDDIANIPFRNEDKPAADPADVNKEARS, from the coding sequence ATGGATACCTATTCCGTAATGCGGCAATTCGCAGATAGCTGGGGCATGCTGGGCATTTTCGCCGTGTTTATCTTTGTGGTTTTCTGGGCGTTCCGCCCGGGCAGCCGCAAGGTGCACGACGATATCGCCAACATCCCTTTCCGCAATGAAGACAAACCTGCTGCCGATCCCGCAGATGTCAACAAGGAGGCGCGGTCATGA
- the ccoO gene encoding cytochrome-c oxidase, cbb3-type subunit II, whose protein sequence is MAFLDKHSIIEKNATILMVLSLLVVSVGGAVEIAPLFYLENTIEDVEGMRPYSPLELTGRDIYVREGCYVCHSQMIRPLRDEVERYGHYSLAAESQYDHPAQWGSKRTGPDLARVGGRYSDAWHVDHLTNPQSVVPVSIMPKYGFLSNRMIEPTYIEDLLKTHRMVGVPYTDEMIASAKADFVAQADPDSDYEEMLARYPKAQVRNFDGKPGVSEMDALIAYLQMLGTLVDFSTFTPVANR, encoded by the coding sequence ATGGCTTTCCTTGATAAACACTCAATCATCGAGAAAAATGCAACTATTCTGATGGTTCTTTCGCTGCTGGTTGTTTCCGTTGGCGGTGCCGTTGAAATCGCACCTTTGTTCTATCTGGAAAACACGATCGAGGATGTAGAGGGCATGCGCCCCTACTCCCCGCTCGAGTTGACCGGCCGGGACATCTATGTGCGCGAGGGTTGTTACGTATGTCACAGCCAGATGATCCGCCCGCTGCGCGACGAGGTCGAGCGTTACGGCCACTATTCGCTGGCGGCTGAATCGCAATATGACCACCCGGCACAATGGGGCTCCAAGCGGACAGGTCCCGATCTGGCCCGTGTTGGCGGCCGTTATTCGGATGCATGGCATGTTGACCACCTGACCAATCCGCAGTCGGTTGTTCCTGTGTCGATCATGCCAAAATACGGCTTCCTGTCGAACCGGATGATCGAGCCGACTTACATCGAAGATCTGCTGAAGACGCACCGCATGGTCGGTGTGCCTTACACAGACGAGATGATCGCAAGCGCCAAGGCCGACTTTGTGGCACAGGCCGATCCGGACAGCGATTACGAGGAAATGCTGGCCCGCTATCCCAAAGCGCAGGTGCGCAACTTTGATGGCAAGCCGGGTGTTTCGGAAATGGACGCGCTGATTGCGTATCTGCAAATGTTGGGCACGCTGGTTGATTTCTCGACCTTCACGCCTGTTGCAAACCGCTAG
- the ccoN gene encoding cytochrome-c oxidase, cbb3-type subunit I, with product MWDYIKLIVVGAVVVLAAIAANYARDLAYLVNAITVMIAAIILFIWTVRGLGDDKPKEEEGYLDGVVRAGVIATVGWGLTGFLVGDWIATLLAFPNLNFEWAQGYLNFGRLRPLHTSAVIFAFGGNGLIATSFYVVQRTSAARLWGGNLAWFVFWGYQLVIVLAATGYILGATQSKEYAELEWLADWWLTVVWVAYLAVYMGTLYKRKEKHIYVANWFYLSFIITIAMLHIVNNLSIPVSLFGSKSVQVFSGVQDMMTQWWYGHNAVGFFLTAGFLGMMYYFVPKQAERPVFSYKLSIIHFWALIFLYIWAGPHHLHYTALPDWAGTLGMVMSIILWMPSWGGMINGLMTLSGAWDKLRTDPVIRMMVVSIGFYGMSTFEGPMMSIRAVNSLSHYTDWTIGHVHSGALGWNGMIIFGSLYFLVPRLWNREGLYSLKLVSYHFWLATIGIVLYASSMWVSGIMEGLMWREVDPNGFLVNSFADTVEAKWPMNVVRAIGGFLYLSGGIIMAYNLWATVAKRPAKAGATVAVPAE from the coding sequence ATGTGGGACTACATTAAACTGATTGTAGTGGGCGCAGTGGTGGTTTTGGCCGCTATCGCAGCCAACTACGCAAGAGATCTTGCCTATCTGGTGAACGCAATCACTGTTATGATCGCGGCCATCATACTGTTCATCTGGACGGTGCGCGGTCTTGGGGATGACAAACCGAAAGAGGAAGAAGGTTACCTCGATGGTGTTGTCCGGGCCGGTGTGATCGCCACGGTCGGCTGGGGGCTGACCGGGTTTCTGGTTGGGGACTGGATTGCAACTCTGCTGGCCTTTCCGAATCTGAACTTCGAATGGGCGCAAGGCTATTTGAATTTTGGCCGCTTACGCCCTTTGCACACTTCGGCTGTTATCTTTGCGTTTGGCGGGAACGGCCTGATTGCGACCTCGTTTTACGTTGTGCAGCGAACCTCGGCAGCGCGCCTTTGGGGCGGAAACCTGGCCTGGTTCGTGTTCTGGGGATATCAACTGGTTATCGTTCTTGCGGCTACCGGTTACATTCTGGGTGCGACACAATCCAAAGAATATGCAGAACTCGAATGGCTGGCCGACTGGTGGCTGACTGTTGTCTGGGTCGCCTATCTGGCGGTGTATATGGGCACACTTTACAAGCGTAAAGAAAAGCACATCTATGTGGCCAACTGGTTCTACCTGTCCTTCATCATCACCATTGCGATGCTGCACATCGTTAACAACCTGTCGATCCCCGTGTCGCTGTTCGGCTCGAAATCGGTTCAGGTGTTTTCGGGTGTTCAGGATATGATGACCCAGTGGTGGTATGGCCACAATGCTGTGGGCTTCTTCCTGACAGCCGGCTTCCTTGGTATGATGTACTACTTTGTGCCCAAGCAGGCCGAACGCCCTGTGTTTTCGTATAAACTGTCGATCATCCACTTCTGGGCACTGATCTTCCTTTATATCTGGGCAGGTCCACACCACCTGCACTATACCGCACTGCCTGACTGGGCCGGTACACTGGGTATGGTTATGTCGATCATCCTGTGGATGCCTTCATGGGGCGGTATGATCAACGGTCTGATGACCCTGTCGGGCGCATGGGACAAACTGCGCACGGATCCGGTTATCCGGATGATGGTTGTGTCGATCGGTTTCTACGGCATGTCCACATTCGAGGGTCCGATGATGTCGATCCGCGCTGTGAACTCGCTGTCGCACTATACCGACTGGACCATTGGCCACGTTCACTCTGGCGCTCTGGGCTGGAACGGTATGATCATCTTTGGTTCGCTGTACTTCCTGGTGCCTCGTCTGTGGAACCGCGAAGGCCTGTATTCCCTGAAGCTGGTAAGCTACCACTTCTGGCTGGCCACAATCGGGATCGTTCTCTACGCCTCCTCGATGTGGGTATCGGGCATCATGGAAGGTCTGATGTGGCGCGAAGTTGACCCCAACGGTTTCCTTGTGAACTCGTTCGCCGACACCGTAGAAGCCAAATGGCCGATGAATGTTGTGCGCGCAATTGGCGGGTTCTTGTACCTGAGTGGCGGCATCATCATGGCATACAACCTTTGGGCAACAGTTGCGAAGCGTCCGGCCAAAGCCGGTGCCACCGTAGCCGTTCCAGCAGAATAG